The genomic window GAAGTGGACATCTTCGTTGCGGGCGTAGGCACCGGCGGAACCATCACCGGCGTCGGCCAGGTACTTAAGGAACGCAAGCCCGGCGTACAGATTGTGGCCATCGAGCCCAAGGACTCCGCCATCCTCAACGGCGGCGCTCCGGGACCCCACAAGATCCAGGGCATTGGCGCCAACTTTGTTCCCGAAATCCTGGACACCAATGTTTACGACGAAGTCCTGGATGCCACGTTGGAAGACTCCGTCCGCGTTGCCCGTGAACTCGGAGCCCGTGAAGGCATCCTCGGTGGCATTTCCTCCGGTGCCATCGTGTGGGGTGCCCTCGAGCTTGCCAAGCGTCCTGAGAACGCCGGCAAGTTGATTGTTGCCGTCGTCTGCGACTTTGGAGAGCGTTACATCTCCACTGTGCTCTTCGACGACATCCGCGGCTGACACGACGCCTGCATTCCTTCATTTCCTGTAGAAAGGTCTTTGTGAGCTTCTTCGCAAGGCTTAAGGAAGACCTCGACGCCGCCCGGTCACACGACCCGGCGGCTCGAGGATCTTTTGAGAACTTTTTCGCATACTCCGGCCTGCACGCCATCTGGGCCCACCGGGTAACGCACCGGCTGTGGCAGAACCCGGCGCTTCGTTTTCCGGCGCGCTTGATCTCCCAGCTGGCCAGGTTCATGACGGGTATCGAAATCCATCCTGGTGCCACCATTGGCCGCAGGTTCTTCATCGACCACGGCATGGGTGTGGTGATCGGGGAAACCGCCGAAATCGGCGAAGACGTGATGATCTACCACGGTGTAACGCTGGGCGGACGATCACTGGCCAAAGTCAAGCGGCATCCCACCATCGGGGACCGTGTCACCATCGGCGCCGGGGCGAAGGTGCTTGGCCCTATCACCATCGGGGCCGGCAGCGCGATCGGCGCCAATGCCGTGGTAGTCAAGGACGCGCCTCCGGAGTCCATCATCACCGGCATTCCGGCCACGTGGCGGCACCGCGATGCCCGGTCAGAAACGAAGCCGGCCGTGGACCCGGCAGAGTATTACATCGAGTACCGGATCTAGCCAGCGAGCCTTCTGTAGAAATTCCAGAAGACGGCATCGAAGGCCCGGTCCGGAAGGATCCTTCGCAGCGCCAGGACGCTCCAGGCTCCCCTGCCCACCGGGTAGCGGGTCCTGGGGCGTTTTGCCGTTGCGGCCCGGACGATCACATTTGCAACAACCCGTGCCGGTGTGGACAAGATGTGGCCTTCACCTGCGGTCGACGCCAGCGCAGCGGCAACAACATGGGCTTGCTGCTGGTAGGGCCCGTCGCCGGACGTGGCCAGCAGCCCCTCCCCCGCAATGGTGCCCCATTCACTCTTGGTCCCGGATGGTTCGATGATCACGACGTCGATGCCGAACGGCTTCAGTTCCAGGCGCAGTGAATCACTCATACCCTCCACGGCGAACTTGGTTGCGTGATACCAGGCCCCCAGCGGTTCATATATTTTTCCACCGATTGACGTCACGTTGATGATCCGGCCTGCACGTGCCTTGCGCATTGCAGGGAGCACGAGTTGGGTCATTCTTGCCAGGCCCATGACGTTGACCTCGAACTGACGCCTCCCCTCGGCCAACGGGACTTCTTCAAGTGAGCCATAGGAGCCGTAACCGGCATTGTTGACCAGCACGTCAAGGTGCCCATGGGCCGCTTCGATGAATGCCACTGCCGACGCCATTGATTCTTCCGATTGGACATCCAAGGACAACACCGTGATGCCGCGGCTGGCCAGCGGCTCCATTTTATCGACCCGTCGAGCGCCGGCGTAGACCGTGAATCCTGCGGCCCGGAGGGCGATCGCGGTGTCGAAACCGATTCCTGTGGATGCGCCAGTGACGAGCGCAACGCGTGATGCCATCACGGCTCTCCTTCTGTTCGGGTACGGCTGGGTTGTTCAGGTTCGGCAGGGCTGTTCAGCAACGGCAGGGCTGTTCAGGAACGGCTGGGCAGTTCAGATACGGCAAAGGCCGGCCCACCCCAGCGTAACTGGGGTGGGCCGGCCTTTGACGGTGAACGCGATGCTAGTGGGTGTCGACTGCCGAGATTTCGGACTTGTCTTCGCCCCAGAGCGTGTGGAACGTGCCCTCGGTGTCCACGCGGCCGTAGGTGTGGGCACCAAAGAGGTCGCGCTGGCCCTGGATCAGGGCAGCAGCGACGCGCTTGCGGCGCAGGCCGTCATAGTAGGCCAGGGAGGAGGAGAACACCGGTACGGGGATGCCCAGCTGAACTGCCGTGGCTACCACGCGGCGCCACGCCGGGAGTGCCTCGGCGATGGCCTTGGTGAAGGCCGGTGCGAACAGCAGGTTTGCGGGCTTCTCCTCGGCTGCGTAGGCCTTGGTGATGTCCTTGAGCAGCTCTGCACGGATGATGCAGCCGGCACGCCAGAGCGAAGCGATTTCATCCAGCTTGAGGTCCCAGCCGTACTCCTTGGCAGCGGAGGTCAGCATGTCCAGGCCCTGGGCGTAGGAGACCAGCTTGGAGGCGTAGAGTGCCTGGCGGACGTCCTCGACGAAAGTCTCGGGGATTTCCACGGAGGCTTCTTCGCCGGCGAGCAGTTCCTGGCCAAGCTTGCGCTGCTCGGTCTGGGACGAGAGTGCGCGGGCGAAGACGGACTCGGCGATGCCGGAGACCGGGGAACCAAGTTCCAGGGCGGAAATGACCGTCCAGCGGCCCGTGCCCTTCTGGCCTGCAGCATCGACCACGACGTCCACGAACGGCTTGCCCGTCTTGGCGTCAACGTGGCCCAGGACCTCGGCAGAGATTTCGATCAGGAAGGAGGACAGATCGCCCTTGTTCCATTCAGCGAAGATCTTGGACTGCTCGGCGGGCTCGATGCCGGCGCCGGAGCGGAGGAGGTCGAATGCTTCACCGATGACCTGCATGTCGGCGTATTCGATGCCATTGTGGACCATCTTGACGAAGTGGCCGGCGCCGTCGGTGCCGATCCATGCGCAGCAGGGTTCGCCGTCGACCTTTGCCGAAATCTTTTCCAGCAGCGGACCGAGGGCGTCGTAGGACTCACGCGAGCCGCCGGGCATGATGGACGGGCCGTTCAAGGCACCTTCTTCGCCACCGGACACACCGACGCCTACGAAGTGCAGGTCCTTCTTGGCCAGCGCGGCTTCGCGACGGCGGGTGTCTTCGTAGTGGGAGTTACCGGCATCAATGATGATGTCACCGGCTTCGAGCAGCGGTTCGAGTTGCTCGATTACGTTGTCCACCGGAGCGCCGGCCTTAACCATGATGA from Arthrobacter sp. StoSoilB20 includes these protein-coding regions:
- the epsC gene encoding serine O-acetyltransferase EpsC — encoded protein: MSFFARLKEDLDAARSHDPAARGSFENFFAYSGLHAIWAHRVTHRLWQNPALRFPARLISQLARFMTGIEIHPGATIGRRFFIDHGMGVVIGETAEIGEDVMIYHGVTLGGRSLAKVKRHPTIGDRVTIGAGAKVLGPITIGAGSAIGANAVVVKDAPPESIITGIPATWRHRDARSETKPAVDPAEYYIEYRI
- a CDS encoding oxidoreductase, whose translation is MASRVALVTGASTGIGFDTAIALRAAGFTVYAGARRVDKMEPLASRGITVLSLDVQSEESMASAVAFIEAAHGHLDVLVNNAGYGSYGSLEEVPLAEGRRQFEVNVMGLARMTQLVLPAMRKARAGRIINVTSIGGKIYEPLGAWYHATKFAVEGMSDSLRLELKPFGIDVVIIEPSGTKSEWGTIAGEGLLATSGDGPYQQQAHVVAAALASTAGEGHILSTPARVVANVIVRAATAKRPRTRYPVGRGAWSVLALRRILPDRAFDAVFWNFYRRLAG
- the gndA gene encoding NADP-dependent phosphogluconate dehydrogenase; amino-acid sequence: MSAHIGVTGLAVMGANLARNLARNGFTVALHNRSVEKTDALLEKHGTDGDFIRTETLQELVDSLEKPRRVLIMVKAGAPVDNVIEQLEPLLEAGDIIIDAGNSHYEDTRRREAALAKKDLHFVGVGVSGGEEGALNGPSIMPGGSRESYDALGPLLEKISAKVDGEPCCAWIGTDGAGHFVKMVHNGIEYADMQVIGEAFDLLRSGAGIEPAEQSKIFAEWNKGDLSSFLIEISAEVLGHVDAKTGKPFVDVVVDAAGQKGTGRWTVISALELGSPVSGIAESVFARALSSQTEQRKLGQELLAGEEASVEIPETFVEDVRQALYASKLVSYAQGLDMLTSAAKEYGWDLKLDEIASLWRAGCIIRAELLKDITKAYAAEEKPANLLFAPAFTKAIAEALPAWRRVVATAVQLGIPVPVFSSSLAYYDGLRRKRVAAALIQGQRDLFGAHTYGRVDTEGTFHTLWGEDKSEISAVDTH